Proteins co-encoded in one Podospora pseudoanserina strain CBS 124.78 chromosome 7 map unlocalized CBS124.78p_7, whole genome shotgun sequence genomic window:
- a CDS encoding uncharacterized protein (EggNog:ENOG503NVDP; COG:S) gives MDSEDGEFFVKQLATFVRTHEKALANALQFRRQTPRHGSSQSVSSVSPVNAPTSPSIPERPATSASTSSTLAAAFSLGSLNLTSHSVKSAKLALTPHHLFYLLSRFEELSIPVGPMKIRLENLHDTTASGNYVSFLGQSQRSKSRGSDVGSIHSVSSLRSVMSGMSALWASFGIGSGISAARTERQKAAIQNDLKYLYSAFTKIPCLRLAPDWRARLIRGYEEFPFDSAVPLYVFKNVQALEVSDIDFRQFFGWDKLSEQLRSLTLKRASIEDPADILIDIVLDDMDKRRRRTSKSQASPTTQSTWPGAVNSPRRSPTVSHMDLPKSTSAPGSPDARKSANDLPVGSLSSELGTDQEGRTPTDSRRPSIVRIDSDELKSPARDTRPRSHSPRRPHSSRNGSSNVRGSSYKIRRSGSGSSQSSLSDSWHNGRGSASNLLSMGILPASKWRFLKHLSLTDNSLTNIPAASLAPLANSLHSLDLSSNLFTQIPDSVATLTSLRALNLAHCMIDSLHSLTRNPLPAITALNLRANRLQSLAGIEKLFPLERLDLRDNRLTDPSELARLTGIPEIREIYVDGNPFTRTHRDYRITIFNLFRQTPGYTEDITIDGSGPSYSEKRYLVERVALPPAVPVVKPPPEEIPAVDVSKPAIIYDAPIKEPAVLRKERPQPKTVSSEVNTSSTRRRRAPKRRIVDLATNDTPIPHAQPIDNQTRVPSIKTTAVLEPESNYRTSQPPDTQRPTANVLGETVAVPQGLAPEVPRIDTSVIPQLPPVYDTGENNTEWDVGGEIYRRKIEALRDKVGSGYLSVLSEEGGYPTSLPPDYHEPADFGAASPHSITPRAAGVQAIHSGRTLG, from the exons ATGGACTCGGAAGACGGGGAGTTTTTTGTCAAG CAACTCGCAACGTTTGTGCGAACACACGAGAAGGCACTCGCGAATGCGCTTCAGTTTCGGCGGCAGACACCTCGCCATGGATCCTCACAAAGTGTCTCGTCGGTTTCCCCTGTGAACGCACCGACGTCCCCATCAATACCGGAACGGCCTGCTACGtcagcctcaacctcaagcACACTGGCAGCCGCCTTTTCTCTGGGCTCGCTGAACCTCACCTCGCACAGCGTAAAGTCAGCAAAGCTTGCCCTCACCCCACATCACCTCTTTTATTTGCTCTCCCGATTCGAAGAGCTTAGCATACCTGTCGGGCCCATGAAAATTCGCTTGGAGAATCTGCATGATACAACGGCTTCGGGAAACTATGTCTCCTTCCTCGGGCAATCTCAGCGTTCCAAGAGTCGCGGCTCCGATGTCGGCTCCATTCACTCGGTTTCCAGTCTTCGGAGCGTTATGTCAGGCATGTCCGCTCTTTGGGCCAGCTTCGGAATCGGATCGGGTATTTCCGCCGCTCGAACAGAAAGGCAAAAGGCGGCGATCCAAAATGACTTGAAATACCTCTACTCCGCCTTTACCAAGATTCCCTGCCTGAGACTCGCTCCAGATTGGCGCGCTCGTCTCATCAGGGGCTACGAGGAGTTTCCCTTTGACTCAGCAGTGCCTCTGTACGTCTTCAAAAACGTCCAGGCACTGGAGGTGAGCGATATCGATTTTAGGCAATTCTTTGGTTGGGATAAGCTCTCGGAACAGCTTCGTTCGCTCACGCTCAAGCGTGCCAGCATTGAGGACCCAGCAGATATCCTGATCGATATTGTCTTGGACGACATGGACAAGCGCAGGCGCCGCACATCCAAGAGCCAagcatcacccaccacacagTCAACCTGGCCAGGAGCTGTGAACAGCCCTCGGAGAAGTCCAACGGTGTCGCACATGGACTTGCCAAAGTCCACCTCTGCCCCTGGTTCCCCTGATGCCCGGAAATCGGCAAACGATCTTCCTGTCGGCTCTCTAAGTAGTGAACTTGGGACAGACCAAGAGGGCCGGACTCCCACCGACAGCAGGAGGCCTTCGATCGTCAGGATTGACAGTGATGAGCTCAAGTCACCAGCAAGGGATACTCGGCCACGGAGTCACTCTCCCCGACGGCCTCATAGTTCCAGAAACGGCTCTTCCAACGTGCGCGGATCTTCTTACAAGATCCGGCGATCTGGTTCTGGAAGCTCTCAGTCAAGTCTCTCGGACTCGTGGCACAACGGCCGTGGAAGCGCTTCCAACCTCCTTTCCATGGGCATCCTCCCAGCCTCCAAGTGGCGCTTCCTCAAGCACTTGAGCCTGACGGATAATTCTTTGACCAACATTCCCGCCGCCAGTTTGGCACCACTGGCCAACAGCCTGCACTCCCTCGACCTGTCGTCTAACCTCTTTACCCAGATCCCCGACAGTGTCGCCACGCTAACCTCGCTGCGCGCCCTGAACCTTGCCCACTGCATGATCGACTCGCTGCATTCACTCACCCGCAACCCTCTCCCAGCCATCACTGCCCTCAACCTCCGAGCCAACCGCTTGCAGTCTCTTGCCGGAATTGAAAAGCTCTTTCCCCTGGAAAGGTTAGACTTGCGGGACAACCGTCTGACGGACCCATCAGAACTGGCTCGCTTGACGGGAATTCCCGAGATCCGAGAGATCTATGTGGATGGCAACCCCTTTACACGCACTCATCGCGACTACCgcatcaccatcttcaacctcttccgTCAAACACCCGGATATACCGAGGACATCACCATCGATGGAAGCGGGCCTAGTTACTCGGAGAAGCGGTATTTGGTAGAGAGGGTGGCGTTGCCTCCTGCTGTTCCCGTGGTCAAGCCGCCACCCGAGGAGATTCCTGCCGTGGATGTGAGCAAGCCGGCTATCATTTATGATGCCCCCATCAAGGAGCCCGCTGTCCTTCGTAAAGAGCGTCCTCAGCCCAAGACTGTTTCGAGCGAGGTCAACACCAGCTCTACCCGACGCCGGAGAGCACCCAAGCGGCGGATTGTCGATCTGGCAACCAATGATACCCCTATACCCCATGCCCAGCCAATCGACAATCAGACCCGCGTGCCAAGTATCAAGACCACGGCAGTGCTCGAGCCAGAGTCCAATTACCGGACCTCACAACCACCAGACACACAACGGCCAACGGCGAACGTCCTTGGGGAAACCGTTGCAGTTCCTCAAGGCCTTGCGCCAGAGGTCCCCAGAATCGACACCAGCGTCATTCCGCAACTTCCACCTGTCTATGATACGGGCGAGAACAACACGGAGTGGGACGTTGGTGGGGAGATCTATCGAAGAAAAATCGAGGCCCTCCGCGACAAGGTCGGGAGTGGTTATCTCAGCGTGCTCAGTGAGGAAGGCGGCTACCCCACCAGCCTTCCACCAGACTATCACGAGCCGGCAGACTTTGGCGCTGCCTCACCCCACTCAATCACACCTCGAGCTGCCGGCGTGCAAGCGATCCACAGCGGTCGCACGCtaggctga
- a CDS encoding uncharacterized protein (COG:S; EggNog:ENOG503NWQ8; BUSCO:EOG092618M2) has protein sequence MASGPTTPRRQSRGRPRGRPKGTGSTSASRVRKFPEDLPATEPPLKKRKYVPGGPGGGGRYLDDDGGEVPPENLGPATTVSRQRASARTDAQPSPTVYPRRERSTRIRTAVNRDELDDMQYSSATALAAAVVQSEGYKPREERGWEEFHPNLDIEATFAVLPADEVDGIVTKPAPPTPVALDTASLLNGASTPTKDGAFVFTGANGTPNGQGKPSFSGLADTPSRRRLARPTRDSVSLYATRPLDLGLTPQVPKVLPIHSQNAKERLDLKMPSYRKIDRIALFESKTFGQARYVDKSMMNVGYQESDNFIRPDRKLIKAIDANTEEDLEQVAVVSAAGDPVQHTAGVVGRVEYDMDEQDDMWLEDLNSRRKATELDPITREIFEITITKIEKEWHALEKRIPKPNPKPPQTHRPRSSSAAAVNGEPQAGEEQDSKCAICDDGDCENTNAIVFCDGCDLAVHQECYGVPFIPEGQWLCRKCQLIGRGIPTCIFCPNTDGAFKQTNSSKWAHLLCAMWIPEVSLGNHTFMEPVMEVEKVPKTRWKLTCYICSQRMGACIQCSNKNCYQAFHVTCARRCRLFLKMKNSQGALAVLDSMPLKAYCDKHCPQDYAKENAVAEATKDAKRFYKRTMKGRIWANSQASALQLAATHRHAITEHPPDESQLTGAKMNTVLGDKKKGQPAKNIWKLPSGAPIIPQAVFDTVESSLSRFPIRKRKDYVAETCRYWTLKREARRGAALLKRLQLQMETFSSMELTRRNFAAMGPSGKTRLARRIEFCGSLVKDLEQLKELSDAIVQREASKLEAAELEQDFVDSCYFPVYKKLQPVLDKAFLLDKNIFKPGFRELQDKLDQRFYTTTLHFATDLCQAINAGINDPPAVPATEESRGIGIDASPVKNGGNADVKDRRRIGKRMLKSLQPLLESALQAEAEICKKPLEGLQAELEAIIEASTELRQPGPAATIMVSGDGSLAPGISQDVDMADAPVEGQIIVADQLDEDVDADGDPDDPMEGTEHIGDGSIEVKSDEHDAETNGALSSAHSVTAEENNDTQRTDIPQILTNGIPKESNSPPSLAGYNPASNPQPQNHSGPLSPPQSNGSFGINQQQGHHNVLSDGGIPWYLEEFELKGTSAVEKQWAGREAVRSLSEELTDMDEEALRDLEFDVDDENTITASPVDVGKGSGGLKVEAGTPSGRRKRADVSKFRKGVRSSARRK, from the exons ATGGCGTCAGGGCCAACAACGCCAAGACGTCAGTCCAGGGGCCGTCCCAGAGGGCGGCCCAAGGGCACCGGCTCAACCAGCGCGTCTCGCGTCAGGAAGTTTCCAGAAGACCTCCCGGCAACAGAACCCCCCTTGAAGAAGCGTAAATATGTCCCCGGAGGCccgggaggtggtgggagataTCTAGACGACGATGGTGGCGAAGTCCCACCCGAAAATCTAGGGCCAGCAACTACCGTGTCCAGACAGCGAGCCTCAGCCCGGACCGATGCGCAGCCCTCCCCTACCGTTTATCCGCGCAGAGAACGAAGCACGAGGATACGAACGGCCGTGAACCGAGACGAACTCGACGATATGCAATACAGTTCAGCAACAGCCCTGGCGGCCGCTGTCGTCCAGAGCGAGGGGTACAAGCCCAGAGAGGAGCGAGGATGGGAGGAGTTCCACCCAAATCTTGACATCGAGGCCACCTTTGCAGTGCTTCCTGCCGACGAAGTAGACGGCATAGTTACAAaaccagcacccccaacGCCTGTTGCGCTAGATACTGCCAGCCTCCTGAATGGCGCAAGTACCCCTACTAAGGACGGCGCGTTCGTCTTCACAGGTGCAAACGGCACGCCTAATGGCCAGGGAAAGCCATCATTTTCCGGCCTAGCAGATACCCCGAGTAGGCGTCGACTTGCCAGGCCAACAAGAGATTCGGTCTCCTTGTATGCCACCCGACCACTGGATCTTGGGTTAACCCCCCAGGTCCCCAAAGTACTGCCTATTCACAGCCAGAACGCGAAAGAGCGGCTGGATCTGAAGATGCCATCATACCGAAAAATCGACCGTATCGCCCTTTTTGAGAGCAAAACGTTTGGCCAGGCGAGATATGTCGACAAGTCGATGATGAATGTGGGCTATCAGGAGAGCGACAACTTCATCCGGCCTGATCgcaagctcatcaaggcGATAGATGCCAACACTGAGGAGGACCTGGAACAGGTCGCTGTTGTCTCGGCGGCAGGCGATCCAGTCCAGCACACGGCCGGCGTGGTTGGGCGTGTGGAGTACGATATGGACGAGCAAGATGATATGTGGCTCGAGGATCTGAACAGTCGGCGAAAGGCGACCGAACTGGATCCAATAACTCGTGAGATCTTTGAGATCACAATAACCAAAATTGAAAAGGAGTGGCATGCGCTCGAGAAGAGGATACCGAAGCCCAACCCGAAGCCGCCACAGACTCACAGACCGAGATCCAGCTCTGCGGCTGCAGTTAATGGCGAGCCgcaagctggagaagagcaGGACAGCAAATGTGCCATCTGCGACGACGGTGACTGCGAGAACACCAACGCGATCGTGTTTTGCGACGGTTGCGATTTGGCGGTTCACCAAGAATGCTATGGTGTGCCGTTTATTCCCGAGGGGCAATGGTTGTGCAGGAAGTGCCAGTTGATTGGTCGTGGTATTCCG ACATGCATTTTCTGCCCCAATACCGACGGGGCTTTCAAGCAGACCAACTCGTCCAAATGGGCACATCTGCTATGCGCCATGTGGATCCCCGAGGTGTCTTTGGGGAACCACACCTTCATGGAGCCGGTGATGGAAGTCGAAAAAGTGCCCAAGACGCGGTGGAAGTTGACGTGCTATATCTGCAGTCAGCGCATGGGAGCCTGCATCCAGTGTTCTAACAAAAACTGTTACCAGGCCTTCCATGTCACCTGCGCCCGGCGCTGCCGGTTGTTTCTCAAGATGAAGAACAGCCAGGGCGCTCTCGCTGTGCTGGACAGCATGCCGCTCAAGGCGTATTGCGACAAGCACTGTCCCCAGGACTATGCAAAGGAGAATGCGGTCGCTGAAGCGACAAAAGATGCGAAGCGCTTCTACAAGCGGACCATGAAGGGGCGCATTTGGGCCAATAGTCAAGCGTCGGCCCTTCAATTAGCCGCTACCCACCGCCATGCCATAACTGAGCACCCCCCTGACGAGTCCCAGTTGACAGGCGCCAAAATGAATACTGTTCTCGGAGATAAGAAAAAGGGACAGCCGGCCAAGAATATCTGGAAGCTGCCGTCGGGTGCACCCATTATCCCCCAAGCTGTGTTTGACACGGTGGAGAGCTCACTCTCTCGCTTCCCAATACGGAAGCGCAAAGACTATGTCGCCGAAACATGTCGCTACTGGACCCTCAAGCGCGAGGCCAGGCGTGGAGCCGCCTTACTCAAACGGCTGCAGCTTCAAATGGAGACGTTCTCGTCGATGGAGTTGACACGGCGCAACTTTGCCGCCATGGGTCCGTCTGGGAAGACAAGACTGGCCAGAAGGATCGAGTTTTgcggcagcctcgtcaaAGATCTGGAACAGCTCAAGGAGTTGTCTGATGCAATTGTCCAGCGGGAAGCCTCAAAGCTGGAAGCGGCCGAGTTGGAGCAGGACTTTGTCGACAGTTGCTATTTCCCGGTCTACAAGAAGCTCCAACCGGTGCTTGACAAGGCTTTCCT ACTTGACAAGAACATCTTCAAGCCGGGCTTTAGAGAGTTGCAAGACAAACTGGACCAGCGGTtttacaccaccacactaCATTTTGCCACCGATTTGTGCCAAGCCATCAACGCAGGCATCAACGATCCGCCAGCCGTGCCGGCAACCGAAGAATCTCGCGGCATCGGCATTGATGCGTCTCCAGTCAAGAACGGCGGCAATGCAGATGTCAAAGACCGGAGAAGGATAGGAAAGCGAATGCTCAAGTCACTCCAGCCACTTCTCGAATCCGCCTTGCAGGCAGAGGCGGAAATATGCAAGAAGCCTCTCGAGGGTCTGCAGGCGGAACTCGAGGCCATAATCGAGGCTAGCACTGAGCTGAGACAGCCCGGTCCGGCAGCTACCATCATGGTGTCAGGAGACGGCAGCCTGGCCCCTGGTATTTCACAAGATGTCGACATGGCGGACGCACCTGTGGAAGGCCAAATTATCGTCGCTGATCAGTTAGACGAAGATGTCGATGCCGACGGGGATCCAGACGATCCCATGGAAGGCACCGAGCACATTGGCGATGGAAGCATAGAGGTCAAATCGGACGAGCACGATGCCGAAACAAACGGTGCCTTGTCCTCCGCCCATTCCGTCACAGCAGAAGAAAACAACGACACTCAACGGACTGACATCCCGCAGATACTTACCAACGGCATCCCCAAGGAATCAaactcaccaccctcccttgCCGGCTACAATCCTGCCTCCAACCCGCAACCACAAAATCACTCTGGTCCACTGAGTCCACCGCAGTCAAACGGCTCCTTCGgcatcaaccaacaacaaggacaCCATAATGTCCTTTCTGATGGTGGTATTCCGTGGTACCTTGAAGAGTTTGAGTTGAAGGGGACGTCAGCGGTGGAGAAGCAGTGGGCCGGGAGGGAAGCGGTGCGAAGTCTGAGTGAAGAGTTGACGGATATGGACGAGGAGGCGTTGAGAGACTTGGAGtttgatgtggatgatgagaataCTATTACCGCTAGTCcggttgatgttggcaaggggagtggggggttgaaggtggaggcgggAACGccgagcgggaggaggaagagggcggaTGTGAGTAAGTTTAGGAAGGGGGTTAGGAGCTCTGCTAGGAGGAAGTAA